In one Sphingobium indicum B90A genomic region, the following are encoded:
- a CDS encoding NUDIX hydrolase — MDISGDAEFLSDYDPTAYDRPSVTVDLVLLGIHRRRLSALLVRRDQPPQAGHWALPGGFVAIDESLDVAAARLLRDKVGLDGAHLEQLYSFGAVDRDPRMRVITIAYLALLREDQMNAALRAGRAAIAALEGETVVAIGEDQAALPLAFDHQAILTLARDRLRGKIDYSDLAFAFLPPCFTLRALQDVHEAVLGTPLNKPAFRRRMLDRGQLVATGTREDEASHRPAELFTLGGIR, encoded by the coding sequence ATGGATATAAGTGGCGATGCCGAATTCCTCAGCGACTATGATCCGACGGCCTATGATCGCCCGTCGGTCACTGTCGATCTCGTGCTGCTCGGCATTCACCGCCGGCGGCTGTCGGCGTTGCTGGTGCGGCGCGACCAGCCGCCGCAGGCAGGACATTGGGCATTGCCAGGCGGATTTGTCGCGATCGACGAGAGCCTCGACGTCGCCGCCGCGCGGCTGCTCCGCGACAAGGTAGGCCTCGACGGCGCGCATCTCGAGCAGCTCTACAGCTTCGGCGCTGTCGATCGCGATCCGCGCATGCGCGTGATCACCATCGCCTATCTGGCGTTGCTCCGCGAGGATCAGATGAATGCGGCCCTGCGCGCCGGCCGGGCCGCCATCGCGGCGCTCGAAGGTGAGACGGTGGTGGCAATCGGCGAAGACCAGGCGGCGCTGCCTTTGGCCTTCGATCACCAGGCGATCCTGACGCTCGCACGCGACCGGCTGCGCGGCAAGATCGACTATTCGGACCTGGCCTTCGCGTTCCTGCCTCCGTGCTTCACGCTGCGCGCGCTCCAGGACGTGCACGAGGCGGTGCTCGGCACGCCGCTCAACAAGCCTGCCTTTCGTCGCCGCATGCTCGATCGGGGCCAACTGGTGGCGACAGGCACGCGCGAGGACGAGGCGTCGCATCGCCCCGCCGAACTGTTCACCCTCGGCGGCATCCGCTGA
- a CDS encoding ShlB/FhaC/HecB family hemolysin secretion/activation protein gives MLLVLAALPALAAAQPPSTLSPPLIQQNEQPASPDLPEKPTGAPVQPAIAVDAEDSGAAIRGIDFVGVDAPERVAQAARRFLGRPASRQTLAALATAISDAYARSGIALYTVAIPQQDLSTGQVRVLLAEGFVEDIVYPRGASPLIRAYAERMRAEKPLSRRALERYLSLIRDIPGAKVEVALERGTKPGGVRLAITPTRKRFDASFGVDNRTQSGLGSGQLRATAQANSLLRDGDRADLLLLGATDLKRYQYVGLSHQTPLGSDGLMLGLSGSWLRTRLKNLPVTGEAKTAGVSLSYPVIRGYKRNLTVSAGLDGLDSDAALLGAVLSSDHIRAARAAVGYSMMGEKDVLTAGLTVSRGLDILDARGTPGFTDTVFTKVTARAGYDRMLGRRFVGRLRMTGQYSADRLSGNERLAVGGPDYGRAFDTALLSGDRGLAGSFELAFRPELTPRLKGTEIYGFIDGARVRINSRSAFAASDYGLASAGGGVRLAYASKASLGLEGARVIDAPFAGVGDWRFNISWHWKLNR, from the coding sequence ATGCTCCTTGTCCTCGCCGCCCTGCCGGCGCTCGCCGCCGCGCAGCCGCCTTCGACGCTGTCGCCGCCGCTGATCCAACAGAATGAGCAGCCCGCCTCGCCGGACCTTCCGGAAAAGCCGACCGGAGCGCCGGTTCAGCCCGCCATCGCCGTGGACGCGGAGGATAGCGGCGCGGCCATTCGCGGCATCGACTTCGTCGGCGTGGACGCGCCGGAGCGGGTCGCGCAGGCGGCGCGCCGGTTTCTCGGCCGTCCTGCATCGCGCCAGACGCTCGCCGCGCTCGCCACCGCGATCTCCGACGCCTATGCCCGGAGCGGCATAGCCCTCTACACCGTCGCCATCCCGCAGCAGGATCTGTCCACGGGACAAGTCAGGGTGTTGCTGGCGGAGGGCTTTGTCGAGGATATCGTCTATCCCAGGGGCGCGAGCCCGCTGATCCGCGCCTATGCCGAGCGGATGCGGGCGGAAAAGCCGCTCAGCCGCCGCGCGCTGGAGCGTTATCTCTCGCTGATCCGCGACATTCCCGGAGCGAAGGTCGAGGTCGCGCTGGAACGCGGCACGAAGCCTGGTGGCGTCAGGCTGGCGATCACGCCGACGCGCAAGCGCTTCGACGCCAGCTTCGGCGTGGACAACCGCACGCAGAGCGGCCTCGGCAGCGGACAATTGCGCGCCACGGCCCAGGCCAACAGCCTGCTGCGCGACGGCGACCGGGCCGATCTGCTGCTGCTCGGCGCGACGGACCTCAAGCGCTACCAATATGTCGGGCTGAGCCACCAGACGCCGCTGGGGTCCGATGGCCTGATGCTGGGCCTGTCGGGATCGTGGCTGCGCACCCGGCTCAAGAACCTCCCGGTCACGGGCGAGGCGAAGACCGCCGGAGTTTCGCTCAGCTATCCCGTCATTCGCGGCTATAAGCGCAATCTGACGGTCAGCGCCGGGCTGGACGGTCTGGACAGCGACGCGGCGCTGCTCGGTGCGGTCCTCTCTTCCGACCATATCCGCGCAGCGCGGGCAGCGGTCGGCTATTCCATGATGGGCGAGAAGGATGTGCTGACGGCAGGCCTCACCGTCAGCCGGGGCCTCGACATATTGGACGCGCGCGGGACGCCGGGCTTTACCGACACGGTCTTCACCAAGGTCACGGCCCGCGCAGGCTATGACCGGATGCTGGGCAGGCGCTTCGTCGGCCGCTTGCGCATGACGGGGCAATATAGCGCGGACCGGCTGTCGGGTAATGAGCGGCTGGCGGTGGGCGGGCCGGACTATGGACGCGCCTTCGACACCGCGCTGCTCAGCGGCGACCGGGGTCTTGCCGGTTCCTTCGAACTCGCCTTCCGCCCGGAACTGACGCCACGGCTCAAGGGCACGGAAATCTATGGCTTCATCGACGGGGCCAGGGTCCGGATCAACAGCCGCTCCGCTTTCGCGGCCAGCGACTATGGCCTCGCTTCGGCAGGCGGCGGCGTCAGGCTGGCCTATGCGTCGAAGGCGTCGCTGGGCTTGGAAGGCGCGCGGGTCATCGACGCTCCCTTCGCCGGCGTGGGCGACTGGCGCTTCAACATCAGTTGGCATTGGAAGCTGAACCGATAG
- a CDS encoding NAD(P)/FAD-dependent oxidoreductase, with protein MHDENSRALRIPKTHNAPGFPEGISGPELIDRMSKHAREFGAIIQTALITDIKEDRSGFKMASKASLVPEMCLMV; from the coding sequence GTGCATGACGAGAACAGTCGCGCACTGCGCATTCCGAAAACGCATAATGCTCCGGGGTTTCCCGAGGGCATTTCGGGACCTGAGCTGATCGACCGTATGTCGAAGCATGCTCGTGAATTCGGAGCGATCATCCAGACGGCGCTGATCACGGACATCAAAGAAGATCGGAGTGGCTTCAAGATGGCGTCGAAGGCCTCTTTGGTGCCGGAGATGTGCTTGATGGTCTAG
- a CDS encoding PepSY-associated TM helix domain-containing protein: MTTIAPESSTVKRALSAHAAIGLLAGALLYIVSLSGTLAVFYQEFQRIEQPRAPEMASIDPQAVQRGVEAVLAREKGKPLATHLYVHLPVEGLPRTVITTDTQAVHIDRTGKIAGKEEIAWSDFLAQLHYMLNIPGLFGFILVGILGVMMLTLSLSGVIAHPRIFRDAFRLRARDKGGLGLADWHNRMSVWTLPFILAISLTGALIGTAGLTAYGIGATGYKGDMEAVYASIFGPEGKPDTKAAPAPNIAAALDYMAAHYPGQRLTYVTLHDPLTAGQHVQIVGTFERRLVFGEYYDFDAAGRFIGRAGISDGPAGRQMAASNYNLHFGNFGGLPVKMAYFILGMALTAICATGTYIWLGKRERRGIGAPRIRAAWDAVVWGSPLILALAFVLRKTLGNDLPLVAIFWGGLAAILVAAWFFAAPGQIAKLLKRALVLACGLGSVLALAGF; this comes from the coding sequence ATGACGACCATCGCCCCTGAAAGCTCGACAGTGAAGCGCGCTCTTTCGGCGCATGCCGCCATCGGCCTGCTCGCCGGCGCGCTGCTCTATATCGTCAGCCTCTCCGGCACGCTCGCTGTCTTCTACCAGGAGTTTCAGCGCATTGAGCAGCCCAGGGCGCCGGAAATGGCGTCGATCGATCCGCAGGCGGTGCAACGCGGCGTCGAGGCGGTGCTCGCCCGCGAGAAAGGCAAGCCGCTTGCCACCCATCTCTATGTCCACCTTCCCGTGGAAGGGCTGCCGCGCACGGTCATCACCACCGACACGCAGGCCGTGCATATCGACAGGACCGGCAAGATCGCGGGCAAGGAGGAGATCGCCTGGTCCGACTTCCTCGCCCAGCTTCACTATATGCTCAACATTCCGGGCCTGTTCGGCTTCATCCTGGTCGGCATTCTGGGCGTCATGATGCTGACGCTCTCGCTCTCCGGCGTGATCGCCCATCCGCGCATCTTCCGCGACGCTTTCCGCCTGCGCGCCCGCGACAAGGGGGGCCTTGGCCTTGCCGACTGGCACAACCGGATGAGCGTCTGGACGCTGCCCTTCATCCTCGCCATCTCGCTCACCGGCGCGCTCATCGGCACGGCAGGCCTCACCGCCTATGGCATTGGCGCAACGGGCTACAAGGGCGATATGGAGGCAGTCTATGCGTCCATCTTCGGCCCCGAGGGCAAGCCCGATACCAAGGCGGCGCCAGCGCCCAATATCGCGGCGGCGCTCGACTATATGGCCGCACATTATCCCGGCCAACGCCTCACCTATGTGACGCTGCACGACCCTCTGACCGCCGGGCAGCATGTTCAGATCGTCGGCACCTTCGAACGCAGGCTGGTGTTCGGCGAATATTATGATTTCGACGCGGCCGGTCGCTTCATCGGCAGAGCCGGCATCTCCGACGGTCCCGCAGGCCGGCAGATGGCCGCCTCCAACTATAATCTGCACTTCGGCAATTTCGGCGGCCTGCCGGTCAAGATGGCCTATTTCATCCTTGGCATGGCGCTCACGGCCATCTGCGCGACGGGCACCTATATCTGGCTGGGCAAGCGCGAGCGGCGTGGCATCGGGGCGCCGCGCATCCGCGCCGCGTGGGATGCCGTGGTCTGGGGCTCGCCGCTGATCCTTGCCCTGGCATTTGTCCTGCGCAAGACGCTGGGCAACGACCTGCCGCTGGTCGCGATCTTCTGGGGAGGCCTTGCCGCCATACTGGTCGCCGCATGGTTCTTTGCGGCGCCCGGACAGATTGCCAAGCTGCTCAAGCGCGCGCTTGTGCTGGCGTGCGGCCTGGGTTCGGTCCTGGCCCTCGCCGGTTTTTGA
- a CDS encoding TonB-dependent siderophore receptor — protein MKSIKSLLLGSVAMSFCAAAQAQEAAPGSDDQGAIVVTGTYTLDHSIDTATGLGLALRETPQSVSVMTAQRILDQNLITVKDVIQNGVGVAVNEVDDVRNSFYARGFEIRNTQIDGVPAAWTLAGANGETSADVSIYERVEIVRGATGLLSGAGDPSASVNLVRKHADFADFKGYLNAGVGSWDSCRLSADLGGALTPDGRVRARVVGRYERGKSYIDIQDRKKWVLYGVVEADVTDSTLVRTGISHQDTKPSGATWGALPTFYSDGTTTFLPRSQTTAADWTYWNTTNQNIFATVRQAFGERWSLTVNYNRLKNSGDTQLLYLYGNVNKATGTIDSSNPYKSTGESVQESFDGQLKGEVSLFGRDHEVVLGALHSILNRHTDNFVAPYTRNNPAWGAGLNDWANNVPLVGEVGVPFPEPVWGTTPVRNEQERIKQTGYYAAVRLNIAHPFKVIVGGRLASWHQTGFAWSGPSDYGNDDVFIPYVGALLDVTPNHRLYASYTRIFQPQNLLDRNLRQLDPLNGNAFEIGLKSSFFGDKLQTSIALFQIKQDNVGQPDIMVTPPGGGLPQQTYVAAEGITSKGVELEATGQLLPGWNVNASYSRFWADYSNGAPANTDQPRKLLKVFTTYSFPVLGRDLTLGGGVNYRGVAYSTGANPVTLAPFRFTQGAYTLVSVMARYNITDQVEIQANVENLLDKTYFSQVGFYSQYRYGAPRNFTVGATYRF, from the coding sequence TTGAAGTCGATCAAGTCGTTGCTGCTGGGCAGCGTCGCCATGAGCTTTTGCGCAGCCGCGCAGGCCCAGGAGGCTGCGCCGGGCAGCGATGACCAGGGCGCCATCGTCGTCACTGGCACCTACACGCTCGATCATAGCATCGATACGGCGACCGGCCTTGGCCTTGCCCTGCGCGAGACGCCGCAGTCGGTCAGCGTCATGACCGCCCAGCGCATCCTCGACCAGAACCTGATTACCGTGAAGGACGTGATCCAGAACGGCGTCGGCGTGGCGGTCAACGAAGTCGATGACGTGCGCAACAGCTTCTATGCGCGCGGCTTCGAAATCCGCAATACGCAGATCGACGGCGTGCCGGCGGCCTGGACGCTGGCCGGCGCCAATGGCGAGACGAGCGCCGACGTGTCGATCTACGAGCGGGTCGAGATCGTGCGCGGCGCGACCGGCCTCCTCTCGGGCGCGGGCGATCCGTCCGCGTCGGTCAACCTCGTCCGCAAGCATGCCGATTTCGCGGACTTCAAGGGCTATCTCAATGCGGGCGTCGGCAGTTGGGACAGCTGCCGCCTATCGGCCGACCTGGGCGGCGCGCTCACCCCGGACGGCCGCGTCCGCGCCCGCGTCGTCGGCCGCTACGAGCGGGGGAAGAGCTATATCGACATCCAGGACAGGAAGAAGTGGGTGCTCTACGGCGTCGTCGAAGCCGATGTGACCGATTCCACGCTTGTCCGCACGGGCATTTCCCATCAGGACACCAAGCCGAGCGGCGCGACCTGGGGCGCTCTGCCGACCTTCTACAGCGACGGCACGACGACATTTCTGCCCCGCTCGCAGACCACGGCCGCGGACTGGACCTACTGGAACACGACCAACCAGAATATCTTTGCGACCGTGCGCCAGGCGTTCGGGGAGCGCTGGAGCCTGACCGTCAATTACAATCGCCTGAAGAATAGCGGCGACACGCAGCTTCTGTATCTCTACGGCAATGTGAACAAGGCGACGGGGACGATCGATTCCTCCAATCCCTACAAGTCGACCGGCGAAAGCGTCCAGGAGAGCTTCGACGGACAGCTCAAGGGCGAGGTCTCGCTGTTCGGCCGCGATCATGAAGTCGTGCTGGGGGCGCTGCACAGCATCCTCAATCGCCATACCGACAATTTTGTGGCGCCCTACACTCGGAACAACCCGGCCTGGGGCGCAGGATTGAACGACTGGGCGAACAATGTTCCGCTCGTGGGCGAGGTCGGCGTGCCCTTCCCAGAGCCGGTCTGGGGCACCACGCCCGTCCGCAACGAGCAGGAGCGCATCAAACAGACCGGCTATTATGCCGCGGTCCGCCTGAATATCGCTCATCCGTTCAAGGTCATCGTCGGCGGCCGTCTGGCAAGCTGGCATCAGACCGGCTTCGCCTGGAGCGGTCCCAGCGACTACGGCAATGACGATGTGTTCATTCCCTATGTCGGCGCCTTGCTGGACGTGACACCGAACCACCGCCTCTATGCAAGCTACACCAGGATCTTCCAGCCGCAGAACCTGCTCGACCGCAACCTGCGACAACTCGACCCGCTGAACGGCAATGCCTTCGAGATCGGCCTGAAAAGCAGCTTCTTCGGCGACAAGCTCCAGACCTCCATCGCGCTGTTCCAGATCAAGCAAGACAATGTCGGCCAGCCCGATATCATGGTCACGCCGCCCGGCGGCGGCCTGCCGCAGCAGACCTATGTCGCGGCCGAGGGCATCACCAGCAAGGGCGTCGAACTTGAAGCGACCGGCCAGCTGCTGCCCGGCTGGAACGTCAACGCAAGCTATAGCCGGTTCTGGGCGGACTACAGCAATGGCGCTCCGGCGAACACGGACCAGCCGCGCAAATTGCTCAAGGTCTTCACCACCTACAGCTTCCCGGTGCTCGGCCGCGACCTGACGCTTGGCGGCGGCGTCAACTATCGCGGCGTGGCTTATTCGACCGGCGCCAACCCGGTCACGCTTGCGCCCTTCCGGTTCACGCAGGGCGCCTATACGCTGGTGAGCGTGATGGCGCGCTACAACATCACCGACCAGGTCGAGATCCAGGCCAATGTCGAGAACCTGCTCGACAAGACCTATTTCAGCCAGGTCGGCTTCTATAGCCAATATCGCTATGGCGCCCCGCGGAACTTCACGGTCGGCGCGACCTATCGCTTCTGA
- a CDS encoding DUF6766 family protein: MKRYAYGWITALFFLVSIAAHWIFGWYAFVDEAREHGQLVEVGSYLVEMGRDTFENWQSEFLQLIWQVVGLAYFLYVGSPASKENDDRLEAKVDELMKLVGGEKAEAMIAAIDERYLRTHGHAQPHAHDIGHE; the protein is encoded by the coding sequence ATGAAGCGCTACGCCTATGGCTGGATTACAGCCCTGTTCTTCCTTGTCTCGATCGCCGCTCACTGGATTTTCGGTTGGTACGCGTTCGTCGACGAGGCTCGAGAGCACGGCCAGCTAGTCGAGGTAGGCAGCTATCTGGTCGAGATGGGCCGCGACACATTCGAGAACTGGCAGTCGGAATTCCTCCAACTGATCTGGCAGGTCGTTGGCCTGGCCTATTTCCTGTATGTTGGATCGCCGGCCTCAAAGGAAAATGACGATCGTCTGGAGGCGAAGGTCGATGAGCTGATGAAGCTCGTCGGCGGCGAAAAGGCCGAGGCCATGATCGCCGCCATCGACGAACGCTATCTCCGGACCCATGGCCATGCCCAACCGCATGCACATGACATCGGGCACGAGTGA